One window of Cryptococcus neoformans var. grubii H99 chromosome 11, complete sequence genomic DNA carries:
- a CDS encoding DNA polymerase phi subunit has translation MTSNVLPLFWPLSNSSKETRITASASLVSSLESFQRSFSQNAGSSKGKESEDGDEDEESASDSEESAMEVDASDDEEGKDEKDSQAAKLDRQLSKDNAEDVVYSVKRLVRGLGSSRENSRLGFAVALTELLSRIPTVTARQVFSLVIRNSQYSKNMKGSDERDMMFARLFGMTAIVQSQSLFAPSATKDDFRGVIEELEKLGQAKAWMRESAWWTLVQSVLLLLGSKVQWKEDALHEVIDVVFEEKGWTQEKVALVLTLEQSGIDIDWKTYLAPTFKHNPLLSIHNLVTLGRILKETTGDEEDGVSATITGSWKPQLHFVWNIILDRYFGSSALSTTLAPFQDFFRVVVDESLLSNTSSPQRRYWGFQVFERALPLLPSSQMPLIFTPNFMRCWMNNLSSPDRYLHKAAQQIAKKVQDIIKENPKVGFTLLSQLVGKHGRPDFDKVTKTKTVESIMGKLNEEGVKDFVDFLKETILGASSHENLDTARLAERRSWALDQIQALCRNGSVPKDDTWVSPLFDFLLVHGFFIIRSANKKSPVAAIHYVPKPPLSENTSTACRAKFFACAVELTTASIPRKNGSEDSKARQQGCDASGRLWLRRAIDIVSILVDDKKHVEVIADADEEIKSIRNTALESLSSLDKVKEDRRSISKAFEILISFFILQTYDEVEDSLENLEEVNTAAQQYLDQKEEEETQAVDLLLDVLIALLDKGSSDLRNLANLVFDIISPELTKSSLDLLSAQLEQSAAEAAANESAEESDGDADGDDAASDSDDGETNEEDEDEEEGEEDDEDLGDVDPAFRQRVAEALKMSGMDAGEDVEEGSEAESEEYWDDDQMMKVDEQLAQVFRERAAAASKNDMKHILTESIHFKNRILDFYDTYAKRQPTNPLIIDVVLTLLKLIRSGGVSEAEVANKAAGILRSKFNKPKDVPSTVDVEAASESLKAIHSMARKAHSAEFSTLCSVCSLFVSRAIDASSTTSSSTTSAVVDIYRTTLKDFMIRKASLVHPPFLLEFVKRFPLRAFSLHDDLVNYVAPGASVNAFRQLQAYNALQILAQHLPVISKSLSPSEVAKFVQEASGSVFTTLETAAEASSDSKDALNAQKLKDIVKFALQLARNSKNVGVSWDIRRVSEVGETLKHGRRTKEMKGVHSMWIQLEAILGNKKGEKRKR, from the exons ATGACCTCGAACGTGTTGCCTCTTTTCTGGCCGCTCTCGAACTCAAGCAAGGAAACTCGGATCACGGCTTCCGCAAGTCTTGTGTCTTCCCTTGAATCTTTCCAACGGTCCTTTTCTCAGAACGCGGGTTCCTcaaagggcaaggaaagtGAGGACggcgacgaggatgaagagtcAGCAAGCGATAGCGAAGAGTCTGCAATGGAAGTAGATGCGagcgacgatgaggaaggaaaggacgagaaggacAGCCAGGCGGCAAAATTGGACAGGCAGTTGAGCAAAGACAATGCAGAGGATGTAGTCTACAGTGTCAAACGACTCGTGCGAGGTCTGGGTAGCTCAAGAGAAAATAGCCGTCTTGGCTTTGCAGTTGCTCTAACCGAG TTACTTTCTCGTATACCAACTGTCACTGCTCGGCAAGTCTTCTCGCTTGTTATTCGCAATTCTCAATACAGCAAGAACATGAAAGGCTCCGACGAAAGAGACATGATGTTTGCTCGCCTTTTTGGTATGACAGCTATTGTCCAGTCCCAGAGTCTTTTCGCTCCTAGTGCCACAAAGGATGACTTCCGAGGCGTTAtcgaagagcttgagaagCTTGGACAGGCGAAGGCGTGGATGAGGGAAAGCGCTTGGTGGACTCTGGTGCAAAGCGTTCTGCTCCTTTTAGGAAGTAAGGTGCAATGGAAGGAGGACGCTCTGCACGAAGTGATTGATGTGGtctttgaagagaagggttggACTCAGGAGAAGGTAGCTTTGGTACTTACCTTGGAGCAATCTGGTATC GACATTGACTGGAAGACTTACCTGGCTCCTACCTTTAAGCATAACCCTTTACTTAGTATTCACAACCTCGTCACCCTCGGTCGAATTCTCAAG GAGACCACtggagacgaggaagatggtgttTCAGCAACCATCACCGGTTCTTGGAAACCCCAGCTTCACTTTGTCTGGAATATCATCCTCGATCGGTACTTTGGATCCTCTGCCCTTTCCACAACTCTCGCGCCCTTCCAAGACTTTTTCCGCGTCGTTGTTGACG AGTCGCTTTTATCCAatacttcttctccccaacGTCGATACTGGGGCTTTCAAGTGTTTGAACGagcccttcctctcttgcCGTCTTCTCAGATGCCTCTTATTTTTACTCCGAACTTCATGCGATGCTGGATGAACAATCTCTCCTCCCCCGATCGTTATCTTCACAAAGCTGCTCAGCAAATTGCCAAGAAGGTGCAAGACATTATCAAAGAGAATCCCAAGGTTGGTTTCACATTGCTTTCTCAGCTTGTAGGTAAACATGGTCGACCCGATTTCGACAAAGTCACCAAGACAAAGACTGTCGAGTCAATTATGGGAAAACtcaatgaagaaggtgtgAAAGATTTTGTCGACTTTTTGAAAGAAACTATTCTCGGTGCTTCTTCTCATGAAAA CCTGGATACGGCAAGGCTGGCGGAACGTCGCTCTTGGGCGCTCGATCAAATCCAGGCTCTGTGCAGGAACGGCTCTGTCCCCAAGGACGACACCTGGgtttctcctctcttcgatttccttcttgtGCACGGATTCTTTATCATTAGAAGCGCCAACAAGAAAAGCCCTGTCGCTGCTATACATTATGTTCCTaaacctcctctttccgAAAATACGTCTACCGCTTGTCGTGCGAAATTTTTTGCTTGTGCAGTGGAATTGACTACAGCGTCGATTCCTAGAAAAAATGGTTCTGAAGACTCCAAAGCTCGTCAGCAAGGGTGCGATGCTTCCGGTAGGCTCTGGCTCCGTCGAGCCATTGACATCGTTTCAATACTTGTGGACGATAAAAAGCACGTTGAGGTCATCGCAGATGCCGATGAAGAGATCAAATCAATCAGAAATACGGCTCTGGAGAGTCTATCTTCTTTGGACAAG GTTAAGGAAGACCGAAGGTCGATTTCCAAGGCTTTTGAAattctcatctccttcttcatcctaCAGACTTACGACGAAGTTGAAGATTCTTTGGAGAACCTTGAGGAGGTCAACACAGCTGCCCAGCAGTACTTAGAtcaaaaagaggaagaagaaacacAGGCTGTTGACTTGCTGCTCGACGTGCTCATTGCTCTGCTCGACAAAGGTTCCAGTGATTTGCGTAACCTTGCAAATCTGGTGTTTGATATTATTTCCCCAGAACTTACGAAATCCAGTTTAGATTTGTTGTCAGCT CAACTTGAGCAATCCGCGGCTGAAGCCGCCGCAAACGAATCTGCAGAAGAGAGTGACGGGGATGCCGATGGGGACGATGCTGCGTCTGATAGCGATGATGGTGAGACcaatgaggaagacgaggacgaggaagaaggcgaggaggacgatgaggatcTGGGGGATGTTGACCCTGCATTCAGGCAGAGAGTTGCCGAAGCGCTCAAAATGTCCGGCATGGATGCCGGTGAGgatgtcgaagaaggtTCCGAGGCCGAGTCAGAAGAGTACTGGGACGATGATCAAATGATGAAAGTCGACGAACAGCTTGCTCAGGTCTTCCGTGAAAGAGCAGCCGCTGCCTCCAAGAATGATATGAAGC ACATCCTGACCGAGTCCATTCACTTCAAGAATCGTATTCTCGACTTTTACGACACTTACGCCAAGCGTCAACCAACCAATCCCCTCATTATCGATGTTGTCCTCACGCTTTTGAAACTCATTCGCTCCGGTGGCGTTTCTGAAGCTGAGGTTGCAAACAAGGCCGCGGGTATCCTTCGAAGCAAGTTCAACAAACCGAAAGATGTACCGTCCACCGTCGACGTCGAGGCTGCCTCTGAGAGTCTTAAGGCCATTCATTCGATGGCGCGGAAGGCTCATTCCGCAGAGTTTTCTACCTTGTGCAGTGTATGCTCACTTTTCGTTTCTCGGGCAATCGATGCTTCTAGTACTACTTCCAGTTCCACGACTTCTGCCGTCGTTGACATTTACCGCACCACTCTTAAAGACTTCATGATCCGCAAAGCATCACTTGTCCACCCTCCATTCCTACTCGAGTTTGTAAAGCGGTTCCCTCTCCGTGCATTCTCTCTTCACGACGACCTTGTCAACTACGTGGCTCCAGGGGCTTCCGTCAACGCATTTAGGCAATTACAGGCTTACAATGCTCTCCAGATCCTTGCTCAGCATCTTCCGGTCATCTCTAAATCCTTATCCCCATCTGAAGTGGCCAAATTCGTCCAAGAAGCCAGCGGAAGCGTTTTTACTACCCTTGAAACTGCTGCTGAAGCTAGCTCGGACTCCAAGGATGCTTTGAATGCCCAAAAGCTTAAGGATATTGTCAAATTTGCCCTTCAGCTTGCTAGAAACAGCAAGAATGTAGGTGTCTCTTGGGATATAAGAAGGGTGAGCGAGGTCGGTGAAACGCTCAAACACGGCCGGAGAAcaaaagagatgaagggtgTCCACAGTATGTGGATACAGTTGGAGGCCATTTTGGGCAACAAAAAGGGTGAAAAGCGTAAGAGGTAG
- a CDS encoding DNA mismatch repair protein MSH3 — translation MMPSEGTQQPSLDSFFKRKNPQVEPYSRSGNNAIIDLTDSPPNKKIKLNDDNNQKNRSMTQTSSSYFKGHPTARPLSVYKEPPRKPSTAIRAYKLPHVIPSQLSRSGSAFETCSLVPQASFVPDSQPEPSASPTPQRTTEQLSRHEEWTTRILAMSGSFRRRRSLALDEAAAAEVREAAGLEDEGTFFDGSDGDDYKGESEKNAEEVGKQLKKYVAKELAGKAKSKGKKKEEIGPSGLAYTPLEKQFMEIKEQNRDVLLLMEVGYKYKFHGEDAKTASRELGIVAFPNRNFFTASIPTHRLHIHVKKLLSLGYKVGVITQTETAALKKIGDNRNAPFTRKLTHLFTAATYVEDPSLSSSSSSSSAHFDDPVIPGTAPPPTNALVAIMEQPVDRASDDRVKVGLVCVVPGTGDITWDEFDDSQIRAELETRLAHLSPAELLLPKQKLSKATEKVLAYFAGEPKYQGRNAVRIERIDDIPEYDAAFDFLTNFYHDKGYKATTSKRDENDEQHLMIEGNKQRSLQPKLSQDEADTLLDDEIYLASGVSSSKAILTLVDFPKQVVISMAVAIRYMKRFGLENAFRHTSSFVRFANRSHMLLSSNTLANLEIYQNQTDGGLYGSLMWLLDHCKTRMGKRLLREWVGRPLLDVAALKARADAIEEIMENNSYHMEKLRSLLINMPDLVRGLTRVQYGKATPNELATLLITLVRLASEFKPNMGNVFRSHLLNNIPNTLPTILDTSQRFLNALNLKQARENDVANLWADPDRFPDIQDVKDCISVCEMELNEHLMELRKILKKPTLKYITVSGIEYLVEVPIRDMKIVPAQWVKISATRTVNRYHTPEILTITKERTQHQEKLSIVAREAFAAFQSEVAEYHDLVVVSKQIAVIDCLMSLAQTAAASGYCKPRFVAEPELKIVAGRHPMVEMLREEAYVPFDIHFSKEEGTTKIITGPNMAGKSSTVRAMALIVCMAQIGSFVPAASVILSVHDSVQTRMGASDEIGRGKSTFMVELSETSDILRTVTPRSLVILDELGRGTSTYDGVAIAYATLSHIAEIGCNTLFVTHYPTVAQDLAREKPDKISNWHMSFDEIKMPDGGAEITFLYQLTRGLQEASFGVWCARLAGLPKPILDIAQMRSSSLKAETQERLRGTIARRVGRVLHDMLENQTSPSQMLRNVEMLHKSLSLSSISFSQ, via the exons ATGATGCCTTCCGAAGGCACTCAACA ACCATCCCTTGACTCTTTCTTCAAGCGTAAAAATCCTCAAGTCGAGCCATATTCAAGGAGCGGCAATAACGCGATTATAGACCTCACAGACTCCCCTCCAAACAAAAAAATCAAACTTAATGATGACAACAATCAGAAAAATCGATCTATGACACAGACGTCTTCCAGTTATTTCAAAGGACACCCCACCGCGAGACCCCTCTCGGTATATAAAGAGCCGCCTCGCAAACCATCAACTGCCATCCGAGCTTACAAGCTTCCACATGTAATACCATCGCAGCTCTCGCGTTCAGGTTCAGCTTTCGAAACATGCTCATTAGTCCCTCAAGCATCGTTCGTACCAGATTCTCAACCTGAGCCGTCAGCAAGTCCTACACCGCAACGCACCACAGAACAGCTTAGCAGGCATGAAGAATGGACGACCAGGATCCTTGCCATGAGTGGATCGTTtcgacgaagaaggtctTTGGCTTTAGATGAGGCGGCCGCGGCGGAGGTAAGGGAAGCTGCTGGTCtagaagatgaaggcaCTTTCTTTGACGGCAGTGATGGGGACGATTATAAGGGCGAAAGCGAAAAGAatgcagaagaagtgggAAAGCAGCTTAAAAAATACGTTGCTAAAGAGCTAGCAGGGAAAGCAAAAAGtaaagggaaaaagaaggaggaaataGGGCCTAGCGGGTTAGCATACACGCCTCTAGAGAAGCAGTTCATGGAAATCAAGGAGCAAAACAGGGACGTTCTCCTTCTTATGGAAG TGGGGTATAAGTACAA ATTTCACGGCGAAGACGCAAAG ACAGCTAGTCGCGAATTAGGCATCGTCGC CTTTCCTAACAGGAATTTTTTCACTGCCTCAATACCCACTCATCGACTGCATATACATGTCAAAAA ATTGCTGTCATTAGGATACAAAGTGGGCGTGATTACTCAAACAGAGACGGCGGCCCTTAAAAAGATTGGCGATAACAGAAATGCGCCGTTTACTCGCAAACTTACTCACCTTTTTACCGCTGCCAC GTATGTTGAAGATCCCTctctatcatcatcttcatcatcttcatccgccCACTTTGATGACCCGGTCATCCCTGGCACCGCTCCTCCACCTACAAATGCTCTCGTTGCTATCATGGAACAGCCTGTCGATAGGGCCAGCGATGACAGAGTTAAGGTAGGTTTAGTTTGTGTCGTCCCAGGGACAGGAGATATCACATGGGATGAATTTGATG ACTCCCAAATTCGGGCGGAGCTGGAAACCCGCCTCGCTCACTTATCACCTGCcgaacttcttcttccaaaacAGAAACTTAGCAAGGCGACGGAGAAGGTGCTGGCGTATTTCGCTGGCGAACCGAA ATATCAAGGCAGAAACGCTGTCCGGATTGAAAGGATAGACGATATTCCAGAATACGATGCGGCGTTTGATTTTCTGACTAATTTCTATCATGATAAAGGGTACAAAGCTACAACATCCAAAAGGGATGAAAATGACGAACAGCACCTTATGATAGAGGGAAATAAACAACGGAGCTTGCAACCCAAGTTGAGCCAGGATGAGGCAGATACCTTATTAGATGACGAGATCTATCTAGCATCCGGTGTTAGCT CCAGCAAGGCAATCCTTACTCTAGTTGATTTTCCCAAACAGGTCGTGATCTCCATGGCTGTTGCTATTCGATACATGAAAA GGTTCGGTTTAGAAAATGCTTTTAGGCATACTTCCTCGTTTGTCAGA TTTGCAAACCGGTCTCATATGTTGCTTTCAAGTAACACTCTGGCCAATCT AGAGATCTATCAGAATCAGACTGATGGAGGATTGTATGGAAGCTTGATGTGGT TGCTTGACCA CTGCAAGACCCGTATGGGCAAGCGTCTCCTTCGCGAATGGGTGGGAAGACCATTACTTGATGTTGC GGCCTTGAAAGCTCGGGCCGACGCCATTGAAGAAATCATGGAAAATAATAGCTACCATATGGAGAAGCTTCGCAGCCTTTTGATCAACATGCCAGATCTTGTTAGAGGCTTGACACGAGTTCAATATGGAAAAGCAACTCCTAACGAGCTGGCGACTTTACTTATTACTCTCGTACGCCTGGCTTCAGAGTTCAAGCCCAACATGGGCAATGTCTTCCGATCACACCTCTTGAACAACATACCCAATACGTTGCCGACGATTCTAGATACTTCCCAACGATTTCTAAATGCCTTGAACTTAAAACAAGCAAGGGAAAATGACGTGGCCAATCTATGGGCTGATCCAGACCGATTTCCGGATATACAGGATGTCAAAGAT TGTATAAGCGTCTGCGAGATGGAGTTGAACGAGCACCTCATGGAACTGCGAAAAATACTGAAAAAGCCTACCCTCAAGTATATCACTGTCTCGGGTATTGAG TATCTTGTGGAAGTTCCAATCCGAGATATGAAAATCGTCCCTGCTCAGTGGGTGAAAATTAGCGC GACTAGGACAGTTAATCGATATCATACTCCTGAAATCCTTACAAT CACGAAAGAGAGAACACAACATCAAGAGAAACTGTCTATTGTCGCTCGTGAAGCATTTGCAGCCTTCCAGTCTGAAGTTGCCGAATATCATGACCTTGTTGTGGTTTCCAAGCAAATTGCCGTCATCGACTGTCTGATGTCCCTAGCTCAAACGGCTGCTGCGTCCGGATACTGTAAACCGAGATTTGTAGCCGAACCAGAGCTGAAAATCGTAGCTGGCAGGCATCCAATG GTGGAAATGCTGAGAGAAGAGGCATATGTCCCATTTGATATCCACTTTTcgaaagaggagggaacGACCAAAATTATCACTGGGCCGAATATGGCAG GCAAAAGTTCGACTGTTCGTGCGATG GCTTTGATCGTATGCATGGCACAAATTGGATCTTTTGTGCCCGCGGCCTCCGTGATACTTAGTGTACATGATTCTGTTCAAAC CAGGATGGGGG CTTCTGACGAAATCGGGCGAGGCAAGTCCACGTTTATGGTAGAATTATCAGAGACGAGCGACATTCTTCGAACCGTAACACCAAGATCTTTGGTAATTTTGGATGAGCTCGGCCGGGGAACAAG CACTTACGACGGCGTTGCTATTGCCTATGCCACTTTGTCGCACATCGCCGAGATCGGATGTAACACGCTATTTGTCACACATTATCCTACGGTTGCGCAAGACCTGGCCAGAGAAAAGCCTGACAAAATCAGTAACTGGCACATGAGTTTTGACGAGATTAAGATGCCCG ATGGCGGTGCAGAGATCACTTTCTTGTATCAGCTCACACGCGGGTTACAAGAGGCCTCTTTTGGAGTATGGTGTGCTCG GTTGGCAGGTTTACCAAAGCCTATTCTCGACATTGCTCAAATGCGGTCCAGCTCTCTCAAGGCAGAGACTCAAGAAAGACTGAGAGGTACAATTGCAAGAAGGGTTGGTCGGGTGCTGCACGATATGCTTGAGAATCAAACCAGCCCCAGCCAAATGCTCAGGAATGTAGAGATGTTGCACAAGTCTTTGTCTTTAAGCTCTATTTCTTTCTCTCAGTAG
- a CDS encoding DNA mismatch repair protein MSH3, variant gives MMPSEGTQQPSLDSFFKRKNPQVEPYSRSGNNAIIDLTDSPPNKKIKLNDDNNQKNRSMTQTSSSYFKGHPTARPLSVYKEPPRKPSTAIRAYKLPHVIPSQLSRSGSAFETCSLVPQASFVPDSQPEPSASPTPQRTTEQLSRHEEWTTRILAMSGSFRRRRSLALDEAAAAEVREAAGLEDEGTFFDGSDGDDYKGESEKNAEEVGKQLKKYVAKELAGKAKSKGKKKEEIGPSGLAYTPLEKQFMEIKEQNRDVLLLMEVGYKYKFHGEDAKTASRELGIVAFPNRNFFTASIPTHRLHIHVKKLLSLGYKVGVITQTETAALKKIGDNRNAPFTRKLTHLFTAATYVEDPSLSSSSSSSSAHFDDPVIPGTAPPPTNALVAIMEQPVDRASDDRVKVGLVCVVPGTGDITWDEFDDSQIRAELETRLAHLSPAELLLPKQKLSKATEKVLAYFAGEPKYQGRNAVRIERIDDIPEYDAAFDFLTNFYHDKGYKATTSKRDENDEQHLMIEGNKQRSLQPKLSQDEADTLLDDEIYLASGVSSSKAILTLVDFPKQVVISMAVAIRYMKKNAFRHTSSFVRFANRSHMLLSSNTLANLEIYQNQTDGGLYGSLMWLLDHCKTRMGKRLLREWVGRPLLDVAALKARADAIEEIMENNSYHMEKLRSLLINMPDLVRGLTRVQYGKATPNELATLLITLVRLASEFKPNMGNVFRSHLLNNIPNTLPTILDTSQRFLNALNLKQARENDVANLWADPDRFPDIQDVKDCISVCEMELNEHLMELRKILKKPTLKYITVSGIEYLVEVPIRDMKIVPAQWVKISATRTVNRYHTPEILTITKERTQHQEKLSIVAREAFAAFQSEVAEYHDLVVVSKQIAVIDCLMSLAQTAAASGYCKPRFVAEPELKIVAGRHPMVEMLREEAYVPFDIHFSKEEGTTKIITGPNMAGKSSTVRAMALIVCMAQIGSFVPAASVILSVHDSVQTRMGASDEIGRGKSTFMVELSETSDILRTVTPRSLVILDELGRGTSTYDGVAIAYATLSHIAEIGCNTLFVTHYPTVAQDLAREKPDKISNWHMSFDEIKMPDGGAEITFLYQLTRGLQEASFGVWCARLAGLPKPILDIAQMRSSSLKAETQERLRGTIARRVGRVLHDMLENQTSPSQMLRNVEMLHKSLSLSSISFSQ, from the exons ATGATGCCTTCCGAAGGCACTCAACA ACCATCCCTTGACTCTTTCTTCAAGCGTAAAAATCCTCAAGTCGAGCCATATTCAAGGAGCGGCAATAACGCGATTATAGACCTCACAGACTCCCCTCCAAACAAAAAAATCAAACTTAATGATGACAACAATCAGAAAAATCGATCTATGACACAGACGTCTTCCAGTTATTTCAAAGGACACCCCACCGCGAGACCCCTCTCGGTATATAAAGAGCCGCCTCGCAAACCATCAACTGCCATCCGAGCTTACAAGCTTCCACATGTAATACCATCGCAGCTCTCGCGTTCAGGTTCAGCTTTCGAAACATGCTCATTAGTCCCTCAAGCATCGTTCGTACCAGATTCTCAACCTGAGCCGTCAGCAAGTCCTACACCGCAACGCACCACAGAACAGCTTAGCAGGCATGAAGAATGGACGACCAGGATCCTTGCCATGAGTGGATCGTTtcgacgaagaaggtctTTGGCTTTAGATGAGGCGGCCGCGGCGGAGGTAAGGGAAGCTGCTGGTCtagaagatgaaggcaCTTTCTTTGACGGCAGTGATGGGGACGATTATAAGGGCGAAAGCGAAAAGAatgcagaagaagtgggAAAGCAGCTTAAAAAATACGTTGCTAAAGAGCTAGCAGGGAAAGCAAAAAGtaaagggaaaaagaaggaggaaataGGGCCTAGCGGGTTAGCATACACGCCTCTAGAGAAGCAGTTCATGGAAATCAAGGAGCAAAACAGGGACGTTCTCCTTCTTATGGAAG TGGGGTATAAGTACAA ATTTCACGGCGAAGACGCAAAG ACAGCTAGTCGCGAATTAGGCATCGTCGC CTTTCCTAACAGGAATTTTTTCACTGCCTCAATACCCACTCATCGACTGCATATACATGTCAAAAA ATTGCTGTCATTAGGATACAAAGTGGGCGTGATTACTCAAACAGAGACGGCGGCCCTTAAAAAGATTGGCGATAACAGAAATGCGCCGTTTACTCGCAAACTTACTCACCTTTTTACCGCTGCCAC GTATGTTGAAGATCCCTctctatcatcatcttcatcatcttcatccgccCACTTTGATGACCCGGTCATCCCTGGCACCGCTCCTCCACCTACAAATGCTCTCGTTGCTATCATGGAACAGCCTGTCGATAGGGCCAGCGATGACAGAGTTAAGGTAGGTTTAGTTTGTGTCGTCCCAGGGACAGGAGATATCACATGGGATGAATTTGATG ACTCCCAAATTCGGGCGGAGCTGGAAACCCGCCTCGCTCACTTATCACCTGCcgaacttcttcttccaaaacAGAAACTTAGCAAGGCGACGGAGAAGGTGCTGGCGTATTTCGCTGGCGAACCGAA ATATCAAGGCAGAAACGCTGTCCGGATTGAAAGGATAGACGATATTCCAGAATACGATGCGGCGTTTGATTTTCTGACTAATTTCTATCATGATAAAGGGTACAAAGCTACAACATCCAAAAGGGATGAAAATGACGAACAGCACCTTATGATAGAGGGAAATAAACAACGGAGCTTGCAACCCAAGTTGAGCCAGGATGAGGCAGATACCTTATTAGATGACGAGATCTATCTAGCATCCGGTGTTAGCT CCAGCAAGGCAATCCTTACTCTAGTTGATTTTCCCAAACAGGTCGTGATCTCCATGGCTGTTGCTATTCGATACATGAAAA AAAATGCTTTTAGGCATACTTCCTCGTTTGTCAGA TTTGCAAACCGGTCTCATATGTTGCTTTCAAGTAACACTCTGGCCAATCT AGAGATCTATCAGAATCAGACTGATGGAGGATTGTATGGAAGCTTGATGTGGT TGCTTGACCA CTGCAAGACCCGTATGGGCAAGCGTCTCCTTCGCGAATGGGTGGGAAGACCATTACTTGATGTTGC GGCCTTGAAAGCTCGGGCCGACGCCATTGAAGAAATCATGGAAAATAATAGCTACCATATGGAGAAGCTTCGCAGCCTTTTGATCAACATGCCAGATCTTGTTAGAGGCTTGACACGAGTTCAATATGGAAAAGCAACTCCTAACGAGCTGGCGACTTTACTTATTACTCTCGTACGCCTGGCTTCAGAGTTCAAGCCCAACATGGGCAATGTCTTCCGATCACACCTCTTGAACAACATACCCAATACGTTGCCGACGATTCTAGATACTTCCCAACGATTTCTAAATGCCTTGAACTTAAAACAAGCAAGGGAAAATGACGTGGCCAATCTATGGGCTGATCCAGACCGATTTCCGGATATACAGGATGTCAAAGAT TGTATAAGCGTCTGCGAGATGGAGTTGAACGAGCACCTCATGGAACTGCGAAAAATACTGAAAAAGCCTACCCTCAAGTATATCACTGTCTCGGGTATTGAG TATCTTGTGGAAGTTCCAATCCGAGATATGAAAATCGTCCCTGCTCAGTGGGTGAAAATTAGCGC GACTAGGACAGTTAATCGATATCATACTCCTGAAATCCTTACAAT CACGAAAGAGAGAACACAACATCAAGAGAAACTGTCTATTGTCGCTCGTGAAGCATTTGCAGCCTTCCAGTCTGAAGTTGCCGAATATCATGACCTTGTTGTGGTTTCCAAGCAAATTGCCGTCATCGACTGTCTGATGTCCCTAGCTCAAACGGCTGCTGCGTCCGGATACTGTAAACCGAGATTTGTAGCCGAACCAGAGCTGAAAATCGTAGCTGGCAGGCATCCAATG GTGGAAATGCTGAGAGAAGAGGCATATGTCCCATTTGATATCCACTTTTcgaaagaggagggaacGACCAAAATTATCACTGGGCCGAATATGGCAG GCAAAAGTTCGACTGTTCGTGCGATG GCTTTGATCGTATGCATGGCACAAATTGGATCTTTTGTGCCCGCGGCCTCCGTGATACTTAGTGTACATGATTCTGTTCAAAC CAGGATGGGGG CTTCTGACGAAATCGGGCGAGGCAAGTCCACGTTTATGGTAGAATTATCAGAGACGAGCGACATTCTTCGAACCGTAACACCAAGATCTTTGGTAATTTTGGATGAGCTCGGCCGGGGAACAAG CACTTACGACGGCGTTGCTATTGCCTATGCCACTTTGTCGCACATCGCCGAGATCGGATGTAACACGCTATTTGTCACACATTATCCTACGGTTGCGCAAGACCTGGCCAGAGAAAAGCCTGACAAAATCAGTAACTGGCACATGAGTTTTGACGAGATTAAGATGCCCG ATGGCGGTGCAGAGATCACTTTCTTGTATCAGCTCACACGCGGGTTACAAGAGGCCTCTTTTGGAGTATGGTGTGCTCG GTTGGCAGGTTTACCAAAGCCTATTCTCGACATTGCTCAAATGCGGTCCAGCTCTCTCAAGGCAGAGACTCAAGAAAGACTGAGAGGTACAATTGCAAGAAGGGTTGGTCGGGTGCTGCACGATATGCTTGAGAATCAAACCAGCCCCAGCCAAATGCTCAGGAATGTAGAGATGTTGCACAAGTCTTTGTCTTTAAGCTCTATTTCTTTCTCTCAGTAG